The region CGTGTGCCACAGCATTTGTGGGCCCGAGTACGGCCACCCCTGCGTCCGGTTTTGTCCGGCGAACGTTTACGAGATGGTCGACAACGGTGCTGGTGGACTCAAGCTGCAGATCAACGCGTCGAACTGCGTGCACTGCAAGACGTGCGACATCATGGACCCGTACGGCGTCATCACCTGGGTCGCTCCTGAAGGCGGGGAAGGCCCCTCCTACGACGGGATGTGAACGATTAGGGTGCCTAAGGTGCCTAGGGTGCCTAGGGTGCCTAGGGTGCTACCCTTCTGCTAGCTGATGGTCGAAACTCCCGATTGGCGCCAGTCGCCGCGCAAGCGCGCTGAAGTGGCTACGATCGCCACGCTGGGGTATCCCGTCGTTCGGGCGTTGACCTCGACCTGGACCTGGAAAGTAAGCGGCGCTGAGCACGTCGACGCCATCACCGCGGCCGGCCATCACCCCATTCTCGCCTTGTGGCACGGTCGCATCCTGGCCGCAACGCCCTACTTTGCAAACCGCGGCATCGTCGCCATGGCCAGCGAGAACTTCGATGGCGAGTGGATCGCGCGCCTGCTCGGCAAGTTCGGCTACGGTGCCGCCCGAGGTTCGACCTCCAGGGGCGGTCCTGCGGCCCTCAGGCAGCTTGTAAGGGACGTGAAGGCCCACGGAGTGGCCTTTACCGTGGACGGCCCACGTGGGCCCGCAGAGGTCGCCCAGGCCGGTGCCGTGTGGCTGGCCAGGGCCACCGGCCAGCCGCTGCTGCCGTTCCACTCGGAGGCGGCATCCAGCTGGACTCTGAGGAGCTGGGACCGGACACAGATTCCGAAGCCGTTCACGACCGTGGCGATGGCTATCGAGCAGCCGATCTACGTGCCGAGGGACGCAGACACCGACGCCCTCGAGACATGCCGGCGTAACCTCGAGACTTCGCTCAAAGCCGCGCAGTCAGAGTGCCAGAAGTTGTTGGCCTAGCGCCCGCCTTGGCGGAGTCTTGGCGGGGCCGCAGATTTCGCAGATTCACACAGATACCGGGCGGCCCGACGCGGAGCTTCGCTCCCGCGGACCGAGCAGGCAAAACTCAGAAACGAGAGTGGCGGTGCTCAAGAGCACTCTCGTTTCTGAGTTTTACCTGCTCGGTCAGGCCGGTTGGGAGAACACCAACCGGCCTGCGTCGGGCCGCCGTGTCTTGTGTCACTTGGCGGTCGCCTGGTTACTGTAATCGGTGACCAATCGTGTTTAATCTGTGGCTGTCTTCCCTGGCCAGTGGCCCGGTGAGAGGTTTGGCCCTGGCCGGCGTTCTTAGTAGTAGAGACACATGACGCTCGACCCGGAGGCGCTCTTCGTCGCAAATCAACCACGCTTGTTCAGGTATTTCCTGCGGGCGGTGGGACAGGTCGAGACGGCCCGTGACCTGACGCAGGACGTGTTCCTGAGAGTGAGCCGGACAGCGGTCCCGCAGGCTCCGGACGGCGAGGTCAGGGCATGGCTCTTCCGCATTGCCCGGAACCTCGCGCTCGACCACTTCCGCAAGCACGGACGGCAACAGAACCTTGCCGCGGTGGTAGACGAGGGCGCGCCGCCGTCGCAGGAGGTCGCACTGGCAGTGAACGAGGCGCTTGCCTTGCTGCCTGACCTCGACCGTGACGTGTTCCTAATGCGGGAGATGGCGGGACTGGGATACGAGGAGATTGCGCGTGCCTGCGAACTGACGCCCGACGCCGTACGCTCGCGCATCCACCGCGCACGACTGCAGTTGCGTGCGCGACTGGCGACCCCCATCGCAACAAGACGGACAATCCCGATGCGGCTGTCCGGCCGCGAACCTTGAGAGTTCACATGAGCAGCCCACACGACGTGATTTCCGCGTTTCTGGATGACGAACCGTTTGACT is a window of Acidobacteriota bacterium DNA encoding:
- a CDS encoding 4Fe-4S dicluster domain-containing protein; protein product: VCHSICGPEYGHPCVRFCPANVYEMVDNGAGGLKLQINASNCVHCKTCDIMDPYGVITWVAPEGGEGPSYDGM
- a CDS encoding lysophospholipid acyltransferase family protein, with amino-acid sequence MVETPDWRQSPRKRAEVATIATLGYPVVRALTSTWTWKVSGAEHVDAITAAGHHPILALWHGRILAATPYFANRGIVAMASENFDGEWIARLLGKFGYGAARGSTSRGGPAALRQLVRDVKAHGVAFTVDGPRGPAEVAQAGAVWLARATGQPLLPFHSEAASSWTLRSWDRTQIPKPFTTVAMAIEQPIYVPRDADTDALETCRRNLETSLKAAQSECQKLLA
- a CDS encoding RNA polymerase sigma factor codes for the protein MTLDPEALFVANQPRLFRYFLRAVGQVETARDLTQDVFLRVSRTAVPQAPDGEVRAWLFRIARNLALDHFRKHGRQQNLAAVVDEGAPPSQEVALAVNEALALLPDLDRDVFLMREMAGLGYEEIARACELTPDAVRSRIHRARLQLRARLATPIATRRTIPMRLSGREP